In Streptomyces erythrochromogenes, the DNA window CGGCCGAGGCGGAGAAGTCCTTCCGGTGGAATGTCGAGGGGGGCGAACTGCTCGTCCTGGCAGGTCTGATCCTCGTGATGGCGACAGCGAGGTACGTGTGGCGTCGCTCGACGCGGCCGGGAGACTACTTCCCGCTCCAGGAGGCGCGGCGCGCTCCTCCGTCGCCGGAGCCGTCACCCACCCCGGTGGGCGGGTCCTGATCCGTCACCTTCCGCCGCCGCGGCCGCCCGCACCCGCTGCTCCTCGCGAGCGGAGCCGACGTCCCGTTCCAGGGGGGTACGGCTCACGGCCGTCGCGAGGTCCTCCAAGGCCCGCTTCTGCAGTTCCGCCCCGCGCCGCACCACCGGGCTCCCGTCGCCGGCGGCGGCGCCCTCCCACGCGTGGAGCGCCTCCTCCAGGCGCGCCCAGTCCGGATTCCTGTGCTCGCGCACGT includes these proteins:
- a CDS encoding phosphate-starvation-inducible PsiE family protein; the encoded protein is MVAELLHTVRLTIRNQTLDAEPFLVVGLVAGIRKVLIVTAEAEKSFRWNVEGGELLVLAGLILVMATARYVWRRSTRPGDYFPLQEARRAPPSPEPSPTPVGGS